The sequence aaagggagAAAGATTTGGAAATTAAGGAAGAAACTGGAGAGTAGCTAGTAATGCCTTCTCATTCTGGAGATGACAATGTTCTTCAAGTTCTCATCAAGAACTTCGATGTTCTTGCTCTGTATGTCTCTTTGACTCTTTCCACTTCTCTTGTCTTTACAGATCTTTATCTTGTTTTCTTTAAGATTGTTAATTAGATCGTATCTTGTTTCCTTAGTTTTTCATTTCTACTGAGTTCAACTACATTGTCTATGTTCTTGATCCAGTTTGAAAGAGAAAACcatctttagtttttttttttactgatttatAGAGTTTAGTTctgtgtttaaattttatttgaaagttTAAACTTGCTTTATTTCTGTTTATGCAGCCCATTGGTCGCTCTCGTCTACCCTCTGTAAGTGAAACTCTCTCCATATAATTTAGTGTGTTACTAATTAAACACTGGGGAAATTAAAAGATTAAATTGATAGCAAAACTCACATTTAAGCTAATTTTCTGTGTTAAGATGGGGTAACTAAAAGATTTAATTGATAGCAACACTCCCTTTTAAGCTAATTTTGTGTGTTAATTGAGGTAATAGATTTTAATTGATAGTAAAACTCTATTTTAAGAGGCTAATCTTCCCATCCAGATTGATATGACATGAGCACTTAGAATCCAAAGCACGAGGCAGTATGCTTTTGGAGTGTTTAACTACTTTATTAGTAGATTAGATAATGTGTTAGAATAATTAATTATGGtggcaaaaaaaattaacaggTATGCATCAGTGAAAGCAATAGAGACAAAATCATTAGCAGAAGACGAGCAATGGCTCACATACTGGGTTCTCTACGCAATCATCTCCCTCTTCGAACTCATTTTCCTCCAAACTTCTCGAATGTTAGTTCTGTAAcgttactattattattatttgtcgAGCACACTATTTTTATGCTAGTGCAAACCATTTAGCTTGTGCTTACAAACTTCGgtcatataataaataatcaaatctctACTTCTAATAAAGGTTTCCGATATGGCCGTTCTTGAAGCTGGTGGGAATGCTGGGCTAGTGCTGCCACAGTTTAACGGAGCAGAACATGTCTACAGACATTTCATCAGGCCATTCTACATGAACCCTCAAAGAGCTTCCACCAATATTTGGTACGTTCCTCAGAAGAAGCTCAACTTCTTTCCGAAACGTGACGACGACGATATCCTCACTGCTGGCGAAAGTACATGGAGAAACACGGCACCGACGCATTTGAACGAATGATCGTCAGgggtaaaattcaaaataaaataaacatgtcGTATGGTTTTGGTTGTttgtttaaaatgtttaatgAATGTGGTTTTTATGATGCAGAAGGATAGTTATGAAAGAGggaggagagaggagaggaggaggaggaggaggaagcaaTAACTACATGATCTTTGATGATGATTATAGGTACTAAGTTTTACCAAAGTTCTGGGTTCGTTTTGATCGGTCACTGATCTGATCATAAAACTGTTTGGTTACATTATTCAGTTTGTAAGCTGGGCTGTGTGACTTTTGTTTATCTCTATTGACTTTAATAATTGTCAGGATTATGTCTGAGTATCATCCTTATGTAGGTGTTAACATGTTTTGTATTAGTAATAGAAATCTGCcattttatagttttaagaAAAGCCAATGACATATCATAAGGTCGAATAAACTAAACCCAAATGCTCATATAAGTTCTTGAATCTCAAAGTAGAACAGAACACAAGagttcttttaaaacaaaaagaactaaAATACTGAAAGTGCTTATGACgtca is a genomic window of Raphanus sativus cultivar WK10039 unplaced genomic scaffold, ASM80110v3 Scaffold5554, whole genome shotgun sequence containing:
- the LOC130507754 gene encoding HVA22-like protein c, whose product is MAVLEAGGNAGLVLPQFNGAEHVYRHFIRPFYMNPQRASTNIWYVPQKKLNFFPKRDDDDILTAGESTWRNTAPTRIVMKEGGERRGGGGGGSNNYMIFDDDYRY